In Microbispora sp. ZYX-F-249, one genomic interval encodes:
- a CDS encoding hemolysin family protein — translation MTLSSVAVTIALVLIFILIGGFFAAAEMAMVSLRESQIRRLSREGRRGARVQKLARDPNRFLSAIQVGVTVATVLSAALGADALGPRFAPVLEAWGLRKSVAAPVAFVAVTLSISYVTLVLGELAPKRLGRQRAESLSLMTAPLLDRIAMLSRPVIWLLSKSTNGIVRLLGGNPSADRAAMTTEELRDMVVGHAELTQDERDVIAEVFAAGKRQLREVMLPRTEVEFMAADTPLAEAAVLAAAMPHSRFPVYRDTYDDVIGFVHVRDLLDPVRTGRLEPISEVVPIRPVKLVPASKRVLATLAEMRDEGHHLAIVVDEYGGTDGIVTLEDLVEELVGDIRDEYDESGDAVRMIAGDVEVEGLVNLDEFHAQTGVRLPSGPYETLGGYVMAALGHLPQRGEVAEAPGVRLTVTEMDGRRVSRVRVTRNPPEDAAPAAAG, via the coding sequence ATGACGTTGAGCAGCGTCGCGGTGACCATCGCCCTGGTTCTGATATTCATCCTGATCGGCGGATTCTTCGCCGCGGCCGAGATGGCGATGGTCTCGCTGCGGGAGAGCCAGATCCGCCGCCTGAGCCGCGAGGGACGCCGCGGCGCGCGGGTGCAGAAGCTCGCCCGCGACCCCAACCGCTTCCTGTCCGCCATCCAGGTCGGGGTGACCGTGGCGACCGTGCTGTCGGCCGCGCTGGGCGCCGACGCGCTGGGCCCGCGGTTCGCCCCGGTCCTGGAGGCGTGGGGCCTGCGCAAGAGCGTGGCCGCACCGGTCGCGTTCGTGGCCGTGACGCTGTCCATCTCGTACGTGACGCTGGTGCTCGGCGAGCTGGCGCCCAAGCGGCTCGGCCGGCAGCGGGCGGAGAGCCTGTCGCTCATGACCGCCCCGCTGCTCGACCGGATCGCCATGCTGTCGAGGCCGGTGATCTGGCTGCTGTCCAAGTCGACCAACGGCATCGTGCGGCTGCTCGGCGGCAACCCGTCCGCCGACAGGGCGGCCATGACCACCGAGGAGCTGCGTGACATGGTGGTGGGCCACGCGGAGCTCACCCAGGACGAGCGCGACGTGATCGCCGAGGTGTTCGCGGCGGGCAAGCGGCAGCTCAGGGAGGTCATGCTGCCCCGTACGGAGGTCGAGTTCATGGCCGCGGACACCCCGCTCGCCGAGGCGGCCGTGCTCGCCGCCGCCATGCCGCACTCCCGGTTCCCCGTTTACCGCGACACCTACGACGACGTCATCGGGTTCGTCCACGTACGCGACCTGCTCGACCCGGTCCGCACCGGACGGCTGGAGCCGATCAGCGAGGTCGTGCCGATCCGCCCGGTCAAGCTCGTGCCGGCGAGCAAGCGGGTCCTCGCCACGCTCGCCGAGATGCGCGACGAGGGCCACCACCTCGCCATCGTGGTGGACGAGTACGGCGGCACCGACGGCATCGTGACGCTGGAGGACCTGGTCGAGGAGCTCGTGGGCGACATCCGCGACGAGTACGACGAGAGCGGCGACGCCGTCCGGATGATCGCCGGAGACGTGGAGGTCGAGGGGCTGGTCAACCTGGACGAGTTCCACGCGCAGACGGGCGTGCGGCTGCCCAGCGGGCCGTACGAGACCCTGGGCGGGTACGTCATGGCCGCCCTCGGCCACCTGCCCCAGCGCGGCGAGGTCGCCGAGGCGCCGGGCGTCAGGCTGACCGTGACCGAGATGGACGGCCGCCGCGTCTCCCGCGTCCGCGTCACCCGCAATCCCCCCGAGGACGCGGCGCCGGCGGCGGCCGGCTGA
- a CDS encoding protein kinase domain-containing protein: MPQIAPLQPGDPTRLGPFVLSGRLGEGGQGVVYHGQDQAGGRAAVKLLHVKFSGDATARSRFARELRAAQRVASFCTARVLAADLEGDTPYIASEFIDGRSLRETVEADGPLTGSGLERLAVGTATALTAIHQAGIVHRDFKPDNVLLAVDGPRVVDFGIARILDSTATITSRAIGTPAYMAPEQISGGKVGPPADVFSWAATIAFAATGDVVFGGTSIAVVLNRILNHDIDTRMLPEPLGGVVRACLRKSPDERPTADQILLSLLGRAASGDASAVVLSEGAAHAADPDATRFARTGPGRVTPTGAGPLPPGGVRTGSGAPAGNAAWTGAGAWTGTAGQAGTTGNDVPTGASPAFRASPGPTDPRPAGSGGAGAVPVGAGRSGIGPAGAGPARRRRKGPLIGAIAAALAVVAAAGAILAAKTGFAFGGEPAQSGTGDATVASRSPRPSATYASVYEKALKTRRLTIGVRGDVPGVALQQSNGFSGFDVDVATSIARSLKVPAKGITFRRVGVGDRVRSLADGSVDMVVATYSYDDNRGDAVTFAGPYYTAHADLLVLAGSRIKKLEDLAGRRMCAPAGSSIARLVADKAGVEQVPVGDYAECMNLLTRGEVDAVPGDDLIIAGFGNRVASLKLSVLGLRLTDQRYAVGLPRKDVRTCKAVADAITRMYDDGTMRALLRKHFGNVDFDPERDAPPMLACR, from the coding sequence ATGCCGCAGATCGCGCCGCTACAACCGGGGGATCCGACCAGGCTCGGTCCCTTCGTGCTGTCCGGCCGTCTGGGCGAGGGCGGGCAGGGCGTGGTCTACCACGGCCAGGACCAGGCCGGCGGACGGGCGGCGGTCAAGCTGCTGCACGTCAAGTTCTCCGGTGACGCGACCGCCAGGTCCCGCTTCGCGCGGGAACTGCGCGCGGCCCAGCGGGTGGCGAGCTTCTGCACCGCCCGGGTGCTGGCGGCCGACCTCGAGGGCGACACGCCGTACATCGCGAGCGAGTTCATCGACGGGCGGTCGCTGCGCGAGACCGTCGAGGCGGACGGGCCGCTGACCGGCTCTGGTCTGGAGCGCCTGGCGGTCGGCACGGCCACCGCGCTCACCGCCATCCACCAGGCGGGCATCGTCCACCGTGACTTCAAACCGGACAACGTGCTGCTGGCCGTGGACGGCCCCCGGGTGGTGGACTTCGGCATCGCCCGCATCCTCGACTCGACCGCCACGATCACCAGCCGGGCGATCGGCACGCCGGCGTACATGGCGCCCGAGCAGATCTCCGGCGGCAAGGTCGGGCCCCCGGCCGACGTGTTCTCCTGGGCCGCCACGATCGCGTTCGCCGCGACCGGGGACGTCGTGTTCGGCGGGACCTCGATCGCGGTCGTGCTCAACCGCATCCTCAACCACGACATCGACACCCGCATGCTGCCCGAGCCGCTCGGCGGGGTGGTCCGGGCGTGCCTGCGCAAGTCGCCGGACGAGCGGCCGACGGCCGACCAGATCCTGCTCAGCCTGCTGGGCCGTGCGGCGTCGGGCGACGCGTCGGCGGTCGTGCTGTCGGAGGGCGCCGCCCACGCGGCCGACCCCGACGCCACGCGGTTCGCGCGCACCGGTCCGGGCCGCGTCACGCCGACCGGCGCGGGCCCGTTGCCGCCCGGCGGCGTACGGACCGGGAGCGGCGCACCGGCCGGGAACGCCGCGTGGACCGGCGCCGGCGCGTGGACCGGGACGGCCGGGCAGGCGGGCACCACCGGGAACGACGTGCCGACCGGGGCGTCCCCGGCGTTCCGCGCGTCTCCCGGCCCCACCGACCCGAGGCCCGCCGGGTCCGGCGGGGCGGGCGCCGTGCCGGTCGGGGCCGGGCGCAGCGGGATCGGGCCTGCCGGGGCCGGGCCGGCGCGGCGCCGCCGGAAGGGCCCTCTCATCGGCGCGATCGCGGCCGCGCTCGCCGTCGTGGCCGCCGCGGGCGCCATCCTGGCCGCCAAGACCGGCTTCGCGTTCGGCGGCGAGCCCGCGCAGAGCGGCACCGGCGACGCCACCGTCGCGTCGCGGTCCCCGCGCCCGAGCGCGACGTACGCCTCGGTGTACGAGAAGGCGCTGAAGACCAGGCGGCTGACGATCGGCGTGCGGGGAGACGTGCCCGGGGTCGCGCTGCAGCAGTCGAACGGGTTCAGCGGGTTCGACGTGGACGTCGCCACGTCGATCGCCAGAAGCCTCAAGGTCCCCGCGAAGGGGATCACCTTCCGCAGGGTGGGCGTCGGCGACCGGGTGCGGTCGCTGGCCGACGGCAGCGTCGACATGGTCGTGGCGACCTACTCCTACGACGACAACCGCGGCGACGCCGTCACCTTCGCCGGGCCGTACTACACGGCCCACGCCGACCTGCTCGTGCTCGCGGGCTCGCGCATCAAGAAGCTGGAGGACCTGGCCGGACGCCGGATGTGCGCGCCCGCCGGCAGCAGCATCGCCCGGCTCGTCGCGGACAAGGCGGGCGTCGAGCAGGTCCCGGTGGGCGACTACGCAGAGTGCATGAACCTGCTGACGCGCGGCGAGGTCGACGCGGTCCCCGGCGACGACCTGATCATCGCCGGCTTCGGCAACCGGGTGGCGAGCCTGAAGCTGTCGGTGCTCGGCCTGCGGCTCACCGACCAGCGCTACGCCGTCGGCCTGCCCAGGAAGGACGTGCGCACCTGCAAGGCCGTGGCGGACGCGATCACCCGGATGTACGACGACGGCACGATGCGCGCGCTGCTGCGCAAGCACTTCGGCAACGTCGACTTCGACCCCGAGCGGGACGCGCCGCCCATGCTGGCCTGCCGCTGA
- a CDS encoding FHA domain-containing protein, whose amino-acid sequence MEGPFIRIEDSGEVVPLRPDVTTIGRGRGVDIRLTDPSVSRLHAEFVRRGPYLYVVDLGLSRNGTRVNGRPIARRVLDDGDVVSFGAARARVGGIPREDLAPEVELRRAAAPELTRREVDVLTSLCRPALSDEAFVAPATAREIADDLVVTEAAVKQHLLRLYQKFRIPEGTNRRTRLANEVVALGLVRPTPVVPPQRAGGPAEPDPQPQPQPRTPAGRRAS is encoded by the coding sequence GTGGAGGGGCCGTTCATACGGATCGAGGACAGCGGCGAGGTGGTGCCGCTGCGCCCCGACGTCACCACGATCGGCCGCGGCCGGGGCGTGGACATCCGGCTGACGGATCCGAGCGTGTCACGGCTGCACGCCGAATTCGTCCGTCGCGGGCCCTACCTGTACGTCGTGGACCTGGGCCTGTCCCGCAACGGCACACGAGTGAACGGCAGGCCGATCGCCAGGAGGGTCCTGGACGACGGCGATGTCGTCTCCTTCGGGGCCGCCCGGGCCCGGGTCGGCGGGATCCCGCGGGAGGACCTCGCCCCCGAGGTCGAGCTGCGCCGCGCCGCCGCGCCGGAGCTCACCCGCCGGGAGGTCGACGTGCTCACGTCGCTGTGCCGCCCCGCGCTGTCCGACGAGGCGTTCGTCGCGCCCGCGACGGCCCGGGAGATCGCCGACGACCTCGTGGTGACCGAGGCGGCGGTCAAGCAGCACCTGCTGCGGCTGTACCAGAAGTTCCGCATCCCGGAGGGCACCAACCGGCGCACCCGGCTCGCCAACGAGGTCGTCGCCCTCGGCCTCGTGCGGCCCACGCCGGTCGTGCCGCCGCAACGGGCCGGCGGTCCGGCCGAGCCGGACCCGCAGCCGCAGCCGCAGCCGCGGACCCCCGCGGGCCGGCGGGCGTCCTGA
- a CDS encoding NADP-dependent isocitrate dehydrogenase, translating to MPKIKVAGPVVELDGDEMTRIIWQFIKDQLILPYLDVDLKYYDLGIEHRDATDDQVTIDAANAIKQYGVGVKCATITPDEARVEEFGLKKMWKSPNGTIRNILGGVIFREPIIMSNIPRLVPGWTKPIVVGRHAFGDQYRATDLKIPGEGTLTLTFTPKDGSEPIELNVFDFPGSGVALAMYNLDESIRDFARASMRYGLNRGYPVYLSTKNTILKAYDGRFKDIFAEVYETEFKADFEAAGITYEHRLIDDMVAASLKWEGGYVWACKNYDGDVQSDTVAQGFGSLGLMTSVLMTPDGRTVEAEAAHGTVTRHYRQHQQGKPTSTNPIASIFAWTRGLQHRGKLDNQPEVIDFAEKLEQVCVETVEGGQMTKDLALLVGGDAEWLTTQDFLAALDENLKKKMAQ from the coding sequence ATGCCCAAGATCAAGGTAGCGGGCCCGGTCGTCGAGCTCGACGGCGACGAGATGACCCGGATCATCTGGCAGTTCATCAAGGACCAGCTGATCCTTCCCTACCTCGACGTCGACCTGAAGTACTACGACCTCGGCATTGAGCACCGCGACGCCACCGACGACCAGGTCACGATCGACGCCGCCAACGCCATCAAGCAGTACGGCGTGGGCGTGAAGTGCGCGACCATCACGCCGGACGAGGCGCGGGTCGAGGAGTTCGGCCTGAAGAAGATGTGGAAGTCCCCGAACGGGACCATCCGCAACATCCTCGGCGGTGTCATCTTCCGCGAGCCGATCATCATGTCGAACATCCCGCGGCTCGTGCCCGGCTGGACCAAGCCGATCGTTGTCGGCCGTCACGCCTTCGGCGACCAGTACCGCGCCACCGACCTGAAGATTCCCGGCGAGGGCACGCTGACGCTGACGTTCACGCCGAAGGACGGCAGCGAGCCGATCGAGCTCAACGTCTTCGACTTCCCCGGCTCCGGCGTCGCCCTGGCGATGTACAACCTGGACGAGTCGATCCGCGACTTCGCCCGCGCCTCGATGCGGTACGGCCTCAACCGCGGCTACCCGGTCTACCTGTCGACCAAGAACACGATCCTCAAGGCGTACGACGGCCGGTTCAAGGACATCTTCGCCGAGGTCTACGAGACCGAGTTCAAGGCCGACTTCGAGGCCGCCGGGATCACCTACGAGCACCGCCTGATCGACGACATGGTGGCCGCCTCCCTGAAGTGGGAGGGCGGGTACGTGTGGGCCTGCAAGAACTACGACGGCGACGTGCAGTCGGACACGGTGGCGCAGGGCTTCGGCTCGCTCGGCCTCATGACCAGCGTGCTCATGACCCCCGACGGCCGCACCGTCGAGGCCGAGGCGGCGCACGGCACGGTGACCCGGCACTACCGCCAGCACCAGCAGGGCAAGCCGACCTCCACCAACCCGATCGCCTCGATCTTCGCGTGGACCCGTGGCCTGCAGCACCGCGGCAAGCTCGACAACCAGCCCGAGGTCATCGACTTCGCCGAGAAGCTGGAGCAGGTCTGCGTCGAGACCGTCGAGGGCGGTCAGATGACCAAGGACCTCGCGCTCCTGGTCGGCGGCGACGCCGAGTGGCTGACCACGCAGGACTTCCTCGCGGCGCTCGACGAGAACCTCAAGAAGAAGATGGCGCAGTAA
- a CDS encoding citrate/2-methylcitrate synthase: MADKPTKGLADVVAASTAISDIDGKAGRLFYRGYDIHDLAGHATFEEVAHLLQRGTLPTREQLAGYGEELVAGRTLGALAESNISEIAAKQAPMEALRTLVSLAGADDPDKDSNAADANRRKAARLTAQQPVLVARYHAARTGADLPEPDPELSTAANFLLQITGRRPERREVEIFDTCLVLHADHTMNASTFAARVCAATLSDMHSAIVAAIGTLKGPLHGGANEQVMRTLEALDPRGVAQAVRDKLAAGEKIMGFGHRVYKTEDPRATHLRRMSQELAEASGDDTYYRMSREMEEVVFADKHLYPNVDFYAATVYHYLGIPTDLFTPVFSVSRMSGWTAHVIEQHADNRLIRPDSEYIGERDRKWAPIDER, encoded by the coding sequence ATGGCGGACAAGCCCACCAAAGGCCTCGCCGATGTCGTCGCCGCATCCACCGCGATCAGCGACATCGACGGCAAAGCCGGTCGTCTCTTCTACCGGGGATACGACATCCACGACCTGGCCGGCCACGCGACGTTCGAAGAGGTGGCCCACCTGCTGCAGCGTGGCACTCTGCCGACCCGCGAGCAGCTCGCCGGCTACGGCGAGGAACTGGTCGCAGGCCGCACCCTGGGCGCGCTCGCCGAGAGCAACATCTCCGAAATCGCGGCGAAACAGGCGCCCATGGAGGCGCTGCGCACGCTGGTCTCCCTGGCCGGCGCCGACGACCCGGACAAGGATTCCAACGCCGCCGACGCCAACCGCCGCAAGGCCGCCAGGCTCACGGCCCAGCAGCCCGTCCTCGTCGCCCGCTATCACGCGGCCAGGACGGGGGCGGACCTGCCGGAGCCCGATCCCGAGCTGAGCACGGCCGCGAACTTCCTGCTGCAGATCACCGGCCGCCGCCCCGAGCGGCGCGAGGTCGAGATCTTCGACACCTGCCTGGTGCTGCACGCCGACCACACGATGAACGCCTCCACCTTCGCCGCCCGCGTGTGCGCCGCGACGCTCTCCGACATGCACTCGGCGATCGTCGCCGCCATCGGCACGCTCAAGGGCCCCCTCCACGGAGGCGCGAACGAGCAGGTCATGCGTACGCTGGAAGCGCTGGACCCTCGCGGCGTCGCCCAGGCCGTGCGGGACAAGCTGGCGGCGGGCGAGAAGATCATGGGATTCGGGCACCGCGTCTACAAGACCGAGGACCCCCGGGCGACGCACCTGCGGCGGATGTCGCAGGAGCTGGCCGAGGCCTCGGGCGACGATACCTACTACCGGATGTCCCGGGAGATGGAAGAGGTCGTCTTCGCGGACAAGCACCTGTATCCGAACGTGGACTTCTACGCGGCGACCGTCTACCACTATCTCGGCATCCCGACGGACCTGTTCACGCCCGTGTTCTCGGTCAGCCGGATGTCCGGGTGGACCGCCCACGTGATCGAGCAGCACGCCGACAACCGCCTGATCCGGCCGGACAGCGAGTACATCGGCGAGCGCGACCGGAAGTGGGCGCCCATCGACGAGCGGTGA
- the galE gene encoding UDP-glucose 4-epimerase GalE, producing the protein MKLLVTGGAGYIGSVVAAQLLEEGHEVTVLDDLSTGHADAVPSGASFVQASITEAGGVLADGYDAVLHFAAKSLVGESVEKPGLYWSHNLGGTLALLDAMRQAGVNRIVFSSTAATYGEPERTPILETDPTRPGNPYGASKLAVDTALTAFAGLYGLGAVSLRYFNVAGAYGEFRERHTVETHLIPNILKVALGERESVGVFGTDYPTPDGTCVRDYVHVADLARAHLLALDACTPGEHRIYNLGSGTGFSVKEVVDVCREVTGHPIPTTVAPRRPGDPAVLVASSEKIRRELGWKPVHTTLRDMVADAWTASTKPA; encoded by the coding sequence GTGAAGCTGCTGGTTACTGGTGGAGCCGGGTACATCGGCAGCGTCGTGGCGGCGCAACTCCTTGAGGAGGGGCACGAGGTCACGGTGCTCGACGACCTGTCCACCGGGCATGCCGACGCGGTGCCGTCCGGGGCCTCGTTCGTGCAGGCGTCGATCACCGAGGCCGGCGGCGTGCTCGCCGACGGGTACGACGCCGTGCTGCACTTCGCGGCGAAGTCGCTGGTGGGCGAGTCGGTCGAGAAGCCGGGGCTGTACTGGTCGCACAACCTCGGCGGCACGCTGGCGCTGCTCGACGCGATGCGGCAGGCCGGGGTGAACCGGATCGTGTTCTCCTCCACGGCCGCCACCTACGGCGAGCCGGAGCGCACGCCCATCCTGGAGACCGACCCGACCCGCCCGGGCAACCCCTACGGCGCGTCCAAGCTCGCCGTGGACACCGCGCTCACCGCCTTCGCCGGGCTGTACGGCCTGGGCGCGGTCAGCCTGCGGTACTTCAACGTGGCGGGAGCGTACGGCGAGTTCCGCGAGCGGCACACGGTCGAGACCCATCTGATCCCCAACATCCTCAAGGTGGCGCTCGGCGAGCGCGAGTCGGTCGGCGTCTTCGGCACCGACTACCCCACGCCCGACGGCACCTGCGTCCGCGACTACGTCCACGTCGCCGACCTCGCCCGGGCGCACCTGCTCGCCCTCGACGCCTGCACTCCCGGCGAGCACCGGATCTACAACCTCGGCAGCGGCACGGGCTTCTCGGTCAAGGAGGTCGTGGACGTCTGCCGCGAGGTGACCGGGCACCCCATCCCGACGACCGTCGCGCCGCGCCGTCCCGGCGACCCGGCCGTCCTGGTGGCGTCGTCGGAGAAGATCCGGCGGGAGCTGGGCTGGAAGCCGGTCCACACGACGCTGCGGGACATGGTCGCCGACGCCTGGACCGCCTCCACGAAGCCCGCCTGA
- a CDS encoding DUF3017 domain-containing protein yields the protein MRTSESTAWGPWLLVAAGAAAGLGAIGLGAPAPAGGAIMGFGFLFGSLIRVTVSDRRAGALAVRGRRMDALTLAAFGAALVIGSLLMLLRLHDS from the coding sequence GTGAGAACGAGTGAGAGCACGGCCTGGGGGCCGTGGCTGCTGGTGGCGGCGGGTGCCGCCGCCGGGCTGGGCGCGATCGGCCTGGGTGCGCCGGCGCCCGCGGGTGGTGCGATCATGGGATTCGGCTTTCTCTTCGGATCCCTGATCCGGGTGACGGTCTCCGACCGCCGGGCGGGCGCGCTCGCGGTGCGCGGCCGGCGGATGGACGCGCTCACACTGGCGGCGTTCGGCGCGGCGCTCGTCATCGGCTCGCTGCTCATGCTGCTGCGGCTGCACGACTCGTAG
- a CDS encoding CARDB domain-containing protein → MGRRVVTGLVCVFVAGAPQPALAFSGEAPRPVPVKEPLQNPWGAADLEVGITASPKVAQPGQPLTYHVTVHNKGPGDAVLPTLRVRLPKDFQVVNVGVAECEPGEARNRVVCRSSDDVLSGGSGDMTITGVIAPGAHGPLRARADLTSEVIDQDETDNTAEAVTRVDEGADLAMRFRSSTRFIRPGHWFSVRAEVRNRGPRVVRDAYVFFQPREARLLSARGGRCRGNRQFVGCSLPPIRSGSRGLLELVFRVPSRASHAVATMATVYSRRYGDRRPANNKASVRVALRRA, encoded by the coding sequence ATGGGTCGTAGGGTCGTCACGGGTTTGGTCTGTGTGTTCGTCGCCGGAGCGCCGCAGCCGGCGCTCGCCTTCTCCGGGGAGGCGCCCCGGCCGGTGCCGGTGAAGGAGCCGTTGCAGAATCCGTGGGGCGCGGCCGACCTCGAGGTCGGCATCACCGCCTCGCCGAAGGTGGCGCAGCCGGGGCAGCCGTTGACCTACCACGTCACCGTCCACAACAAGGGCCCGGGGGACGCCGTGCTGCCGACCCTGCGGGTGCGGCTGCCCAAAGACTTCCAGGTCGTCAACGTCGGCGTGGCCGAGTGCGAGCCGGGCGAGGCGCGCAACCGGGTCGTCTGCCGCTCGTCCGACGACGTCCTGTCCGGCGGCTCGGGCGACATGACGATCACGGGAGTGATCGCGCCGGGCGCGCACGGCCCGTTGCGGGCACGGGCCGACCTGACCTCCGAGGTGATCGACCAGGACGAGACCGACAACACGGCCGAGGCCGTGACCAGGGTCGACGAGGGAGCCGACCTGGCGATGCGGTTCCGCTCCTCGACCCGGTTCATCCGCCCGGGCCACTGGTTCTCCGTGCGGGCGGAGGTGCGCAACCGCGGGCCGCGCGTGGTGCGGGACGCGTACGTGTTCTTCCAGCCGCGCGAGGCCCGGCTGCTGTCCGCGAGGGGCGGGCGCTGCCGGGGGAACCGCCAGTTCGTGGGGTGCTCGCTGCCGCCGATCAGGTCGGGGTCGCGGGGGCTGCTCGAACTGGTCTTCCGGGTGCCGTCCCGGGCCTCGCACGCCGTGGCCACGATGGCCACCGTCTATTCGCGTCGCTACGGCGACCGCCGTCCGGCCAACAACAAGGCGAGCGTACGGGTGGCCCTGCGCCGCGCCTGA
- a CDS encoding MDR family MFS transporter yields MRSRNGLLLFAVLGGMFLAMLDQTIVGTALPRITAELGGTGLYTWVVTAYLLTSTVTVPLYGRLSDAYGRKPLLLIGVVLFLLGSILSGMAQSMGQLIAFRGVQGLGAGALLPLSLALVIDLFPPERSGRVQGALGGVMALSYIAGPFLGGLFTDHASWRWAFYVNVPIGAVLVAIIVWRLPYRPGHGGARPDYLGIAVFSAAISALLVGLTEKGIDGHTWTSGPVAGPIGVSLALLVVFVLVERRAAEPIVPLHLFANGTYSLVNVASFFTAFCMYAGVVFLPRYFQEAHGLSATSSGLHIYPLMLAMVVGSAVTGALISRTRRYKPWLVIAPFFLVAGTALCANLAVGTSTPMLVAWMALIGLGMGPMLSGLTVAIQSAVPPRYIGTASANLTFFRQIGGSVALALAGTAYTSVVTREAPGHGLPAAHAAATATVIPWLGVVGAVVALLALALLPRGGVRLGRPAPQQDLVAA; encoded by the coding sequence ATGCGATCCAGAAACGGACTCCTCCTGTTCGCCGTGCTCGGCGGCATGTTCCTGGCGATGCTCGACCAGACGATCGTCGGCACCGCGCTGCCGAGGATCACCGCCGAGCTGGGCGGCACCGGCCTGTACACCTGGGTGGTGACCGCCTATCTCCTCACCTCGACCGTCACGGTCCCGTTGTACGGCCGGCTGTCCGACGCGTACGGGCGCAAGCCGCTTCTGCTGATCGGGGTGGTCCTGTTCCTGCTCGGCTCGATCCTGTCCGGGATGGCGCAGAGCATGGGGCAGCTCATCGCCTTCCGCGGCGTGCAGGGGCTCGGCGCGGGCGCGCTGCTGCCGCTTTCGCTGGCACTGGTGATCGACCTGTTCCCGCCGGAGCGCAGCGGGCGGGTGCAGGGCGCGCTCGGCGGCGTGATGGCGCTGAGCTACATCGCCGGGCCGTTCCTCGGCGGGCTGTTCACCGACCACGCGAGCTGGCGCTGGGCCTTCTACGTGAACGTCCCGATCGGCGCCGTCCTGGTGGCCATCATCGTGTGGCGGCTGCCGTACCGGCCGGGCCACGGCGGGGCGCGGCCCGACTACCTGGGCATCGCCGTCTTCAGCGCCGCGATCAGCGCGCTGCTCGTCGGGCTGACCGAGAAGGGGATCGACGGCCACACCTGGACGAGCGGGCCGGTCGCCGGGCCGATCGGCGTGTCCCTGGCGCTGCTCGTGGTGTTCGTCCTCGTCGAGCGGCGGGCCGCCGAGCCGATCGTGCCGCTCCACCTGTTCGCGAACGGCACGTACTCGCTGGTCAACGTCGCGTCGTTCTTCACGGCGTTCTGCATGTACGCCGGGGTGGTGTTCCTGCCGCGCTACTTCCAGGAGGCGCACGGCCTGAGCGCAACATCCTCCGGGCTGCACATCTACCCGCTGATGCTGGCGATGGTCGTGGGCAGCGCGGTCACCGGCGCCCTGATCTCGCGTACGCGCCGCTACAAGCCGTGGCTGGTGATCGCGCCGTTCTTCCTGGTCGCGGGCACGGCGCTGTGCGCGAACCTCGCGGTCGGCACCTCGACCCCGATGCTCGTCGCGTGGATGGCGCTGATCGGGCTCGGGATGGGGCCCATGCTGTCCGGACTCACCGTAGCGATCCAGTCGGCCGTGCCGCCCCGGTACATCGGCACGGCCAGTGCGAACCTGACCTTCTTCCGCCAGATCGGCGGCTCGGTCGCGCTGGCCCTCGCCGGCACGGCGTACACGTCGGTGGTCACGCGGGAGGCGCCGGGGCACGGCCTGCCGGCGGCCCACGCCGCCGCGACCGCGACCGTCATCCCCTGGCTCGGGGTCGTGGGGGCGGTCGTCGCCCTCCTCGCGCTCGCGCTGCTGCCGCGGGGCGGGGTGCGGCTCGGCAGGCCCGCACCCCAGCAGGACCTCGTCGCCGCCTGA
- a CDS encoding PadR family transcriptional regulator has product MSLRIALLGLLTAYGSASGYDLTKAFEKSVAHVWQAGHSQIYPELAKMTADGLVTVEAEGARGRKIYAITPEGRAELRAWLVGHDPTGPARNEVALQAFLLPLLDPGEALAVLERLKAYVEHKLAELEALWAIKHSSPVPEGTTGVRFGNLALDLGIRQTRTTLAWANDAIAAIGRRA; this is encoded by the coding sequence ATGTCCCTGCGCATCGCTCTTCTCGGTCTCCTGACGGCATACGGCTCGGCGAGCGGCTACGACCTGACCAAGGCGTTCGAGAAGTCGGTGGCCCATGTCTGGCAGGCCGGGCACAGCCAGATCTATCCCGAGCTGGCGAAGATGACCGCGGACGGGCTGGTGACGGTCGAGGCGGAGGGCGCACGGGGGCGCAAGATCTACGCGATCACGCCGGAGGGCCGCGCGGAGCTGCGCGCCTGGCTGGTCGGGCACGACCCCACGGGCCCGGCGCGCAACGAGGTCGCGCTCCAGGCGTTCCTGCTCCCGCTGCTCGACCCCGGGGAGGCGCTGGCCGTCCTCGAACGGCTGAAGGCGTACGTGGAGCACAAGCTGGCCGAGCTGGAGGCCCTCTGGGCGATCAAGCACTCCTCACCCGTCCCCGAGGGGACGACCGGGGTCAGGTTCGGCAACCTCGCCCTGGACCTCGGCATCCGGCAGACCCGCACGACCCTCGCGTGGGCGAACGACGCCATCGCCGCGATCGGGCGCCGGGCCTGA